The Nodosilinea sp. PGN35 DNA window TGTAGGGTCAGTCCAGCAGGTTAGCAACCTCTCGGAAGAACGCAGCAAAATCATTCGCCTTATGGGTTTTCCGGCTTGCCGGTACTACCTCCTAAATTAGTTCCTGTCAACCTGCGGAATGTCGGTAGTAGGGCAACCCATTTCGCTTGCCTAAAAACTCAACTACACTGTCACTGCTCTCATTAGCCAATGAAGTATCGGAAGTTTGCGACGAGGTACTGACATTTGCCATAGGTGTTGAACATCCAACAAGCTGTAGAGCAAACACAGGAAAACAAAACAAAAGCAAAGCAAGGTTTTTCTTCATCAAAGATACCTGCATAGCAGAATAGGATTCTAGATGACGCAGAGACTAGTTCACTTGAACTATAGCACAAAAAATTGCAGCATTCAGCGTTATGTTGGCTTGTAAAATGTTGGCAAAGCAACTGTAGGTTGGGTGACGCGCTAGTGGAACCCAACTCCCCTGATAGTTTTTCTGTCGAGCAGCCAACCCTAAGTGCGTAACTTTTTCGTCCATTTATGGGTTGCTGCCACGCCCAAGTCCTAGAGGCAGGTTATGGTCCTACATTTTGAACCTGCACCCCCTGACCCTAAAGCCGAACTGGCTACAGTTTAATCATCGGATTCAAATGCTTTGCATCCTTGATGTTCAAAGGTCAGCAAACCTGCTCTAGGGCTGGCAGGGTTAGCACACACCCCCCAATCCATGCCCAGTCGCCCCTCTAGCGGCAAAAAATACTTGCAACCACAAGAACAATCGGGTCCCCAGTCATCATCGCGATCGCGACGACCATAGGGCTCAAAGTCGCTGGGCAGGTACTGAACCATCTGTAGAAGACGCTGATGCAATTCAGACATAGGGCTTCACTGCGATCGATACGACAAAAACGGCCCGATTAGCTCTATCCCTGTGCTCGGCTCATGAGCACCACCGACGATCGCGCCCCCACCGGGTAGCGATCGCTCTCAAACACCGGGGCTTCGTCGGGGTAGCAAAAGTCTCGGGGCGGTGCCACCGATGTATCGACAATGCGGTGCCAGCGATCGTGCGGCCCCAGCCCCGGCAGCTCAAACATCAGCGGTTCCCAGTAGGCGTTGAGCATGACGTGCAGCTGCTCCTTGGCGTCGGGGTAGCGCAGGGTAAAGGCCAGGGTGTGGGAGTTTTCAGACCAGTCGGGCTGGTTGAGCGCAGTGCCGTGCCAGACAATGTGGGGTTCGTAGTGCCAGCTCGTCGTCACCCGCAGCAGGTGCTCCAGCTGAAACACCTTCAGGTTTTGAATGAAGTGAATTAGCCCCTGGGTAAAGCGCAGCAGCGGCTGTTCTTTTTCCACCGCATCCCAGTTGAACCAGCTAATGTCGTTGTCCTGGCAGTAGGCGTTGTTGTTGCCGCGCTGGGTGCGGCGCACTTCGTCGCCCATCAGCAGCATTGGCGTGCCCTGAGCCATAAACAGCAGCGTCAGGAAGTTTTTGATCTGCCGCTGGCGCAGCTGCTCGACCTCGGGCGGGGCCGACAGCCCCTCGACGCCGCAGTTCCAGCTGTAGTTGGCGTCGGTGCCGTCGCGGTTGTGCTCGCCGTTGGCCTGGTTGTACTTCTGGTTGTATGACACCAGGTCGTTGAGGGTAAAGCCGTCGTGGCAGGTGACAAAGTGAATGCTGCGGTTGGGCTCGCGGTTGGGCTTTTGGTAGATGTCGGGGCTGCCCAAAATGCGCGAGGCCAGGTCGGGCACGCAGCCGGTATCGCCTTTGACAAACTGGCGCACGTGATCGCGGTAAGGGCCATTCCACTCGGCAAAGCGATCGCCGATAAAGCTGCCCACCTGGTACAGCCCCGCCGCATCCCAGGCTTCGGCGATGATCTTGGTACCGGCCAAAATTGGCTCCGACTCAATGTTCCACAAAATCGGCGGGTCTTCCAGCGGAATGCCCATCACATCGCGCGACATCACCGAGGCCAGGTCAAAGCGAAAGCCATCCACGTGCATTTCCGAGACCCAGTAGCGCAGACTGTCGAGAATCATCCGCCCGACGACCGCGTGGTTGGGCGAGAGGGTGTTGCCGCAGCCGCTGTAGTTGGAGTAGTAGATGGGGTTGTCTTCGAGCATGTAGTAGGTTTTGTTGTCGATGCCCTTGAAGCTCAGGGTGGGGCCTTCGTGGTTGCCCTCCGCCGAGTGGTTAAACACCACATCGAGAATGACTTCGATACCCGCTTTGTGCAGGGCTTTGACCAGGTCGCGAAACTCGTTCACCGGGCCGAGGGGATCTTTGCGCGAGCTGTAGCCCCGGTGGGGGGCAAAAAAGGCCAGGGTGCTGTAGCCCCAGTAGTTTTCCAAACCGGGCATGGCATCCTGGGTGTCGAACTGGTGAATGGGCAGCAGCTCCACGGCGGTGACGCCCAGCGCTTGCAGGTAGGGGATTTTTTCGATCAGCCCGGCGTAGGTGCCCCGCTGCTCGTCGGGCAGCCCCGAGGAGGGGTGGCGGGTAAAGCCGCCCACGTGCATTTCGTAGATGACGCTGCTGGAGTAGGGAATGTGCAGGGGGCGATCGCCCTGCCAGTCGTAGTTGCGAGTATCCACCACCACCCCCTTGAGAGCGGTGGCGCAGTTGTCACCCAGGCCAATGGCGGCGGCGCGATCGTAGGTGTCGTCGCCCACAATGGCGCGGGCGTAGGGATCGAGCAGCACCTTGGTGGCGTCAAAGCGGTGACCGTGGGCCGGGTCGAAGGGGCCGTGGACGCGGTAGGCATAGATTTGGCCGCTCTTGAGGCCGGGCACAAACAGGTGCCAGTAGTAAAAGGTGCGGTTCCACTTGGGGTCGAGGGTCAGCACCCGGCTCGGCTGGGCGAGGTCGTCGGCCTCAAACAGCAGCAGATCGATGCCGGTGGCGTATTTAGAATAGAGGCAAAAATTGACGCCTACCGCGTAGACGGTAGCCCCCAGGGGATAGCTTTGACCAGGCAGAACTTTGGGACTCATAGCGCCACCTATGGGCTGAATGCTGACAGTACCTCTCCACAGAGATAGCCTGAGCACGTAAGGCTTTACCTTATCACCGAGAGTTGGCTAGATGCCCAGGCTCAACACTTAGTTAAGCTCTGGGCCGGGGTAGGCTGGGGTCGATCGCTCCAGCCGCCACAGGCCGAGCGGATCGTCTAGATCCAGCGGCGTCCATTGCGGTGGGGTGCCCAGGCTGGTTTCTGTGCCAAACAGAACCTCCCAGTTGCCCTCCCGATACTCCCAGGCAGTAGCAGAAAACGCGCGCCAGGCGTCCCCTTCTGAAGAATCGGCTATTGGCTCGCCCCACTGATGCACCAGGACGGCCCAGTTGCCCACCCTGAGCGCCAGCCCCTGCTGCTCTGCCCGGTTCAGACGCCACACCTGCACAGGGCCGGGGTGCAGGCGATGCCAGTGCTCCACAAAGGGGTGAAGACGGCCCGCGTCATCCTCACAGGTGCCCTGTTCTAAAAAATTGTCAGCATCCAGCCATTCATACCGACTGGTATCGGACCACTGGCGGGGAGTCAGGGCAAAGCGGTGATGCCAGGTGCAGGTAGGCGGATCTTCTGCCCAGGTAAAGGTACCGGCAAAACCCAGCAGGTCGGCATCAAAGCGCGATCGCCAGTCCATCCCCCGGTAGCGCTCCGGCGTCAACCGTCCGGCAAAGGGAGCGCTGCGCACATCGGCGAAGTAGGTTTCGGCCTGAATCCACAGAACCGATTGAGTGGTCTCAATCGGCCCTTGATCAAACTGGATAGAGCGACGCTGCCAGACGCCGAGGAAGGGGTTGGGGGGCATAGGGGTGGATGGTAGGCGGGTGGATGGGTGGGCGGGTAGGCGGGTGGATGGGCGGGTGAGGGAGGTGAGGAGGGTGAGGAGGTGTAGCCAGGGTTCTATGTAGGGGCAAACGGCGTTTGCCCAGACCAACCCGCGCTACTAATCACGGATTCCTTATAGCCGTAGGGTGGGCACTGCCCACCAATGAAGCCAGCGCTGTACCGTGGTTTCTCACAGGGGTATAGAAGCCAATTCAGAGACGTATGCGGTGTTTGCACTTAACCCAGTTCAGACCGCTATTCAACCGCGCCAGCAGCGGCCAGGGCATCCCAGATCAGTTGTTGCTGATGAATAATTCGGGATTCCAAACCATTCACTGGGCCGGGGGTGTAGGCTCCGCTGGCGTAGCCCTGCTGCACGCTTTCGGTCAGCACCATGTCTTCCTGCATGAAGGCTTCGAATTCGGCCAGCAGGATTTCGGTAGGTGGGCAAAGGTCAGGGTCACCATAGAGATCCAGGGTAACCCGGCAAGACTCGACGGTGAGAGGCTCAATGTGCAGCCAGGCCAGCAGGCCGTTGGGCAGCCCCAGCAGATGCAGGTTCGGGTAGATGCCGTAGGTAAAAAATCCCTCCCGGCTGCGGCCTTGTAGGGTCGGCAGAATGGAGTTCTCGGCCTGCCAGTCGGCGGTGGTAGGAGTGTAGAGCAGGTTGACGAAGGGTTCGAGCTGGTGCTGGTAGTGGCGAATGGGGCCTTGCACCTGGTTGAGGGTGGTACGGTGGGCGATCGCCACGTGGTAGTCGCACAGGGTGTTGTCGTGGTAGTTTTTCCAGTTGCAGGCAACGGTGTACTGCTTGGTCGCCAGCGGCTGGGTGGCGGCGGTGCGGTGCTGTCCCAGGTGCTCGGGAATGCTGCCCAAAAACTCGACTAGCGGCGGGGCACCGTCGTCAAAGCAGACGAACATAAAGCCCGACCAGGTTTCCAGCCGCAGCGATCGCAGGGCAAAATCCTCCTTCTGAAACGACTTTGGAAACTGATCCTGGGAGGGCACCCCCGTCAAATTCCCCGAGAGGTCGTAGACCCAGGCGTGGTAGGGGCACACCAGTTTTTGACAGGGGTGAATGCCCGCCTGGGGCGACAGAATAGCCGCCCGGTGGGGGCAGAGGTTGTAAAAGGCCCGCAGTTCGCCATCGTTGTCGCGCACAATCAGCAGGGGCGCGCCCGCCACCGACCTGGCCCACACCATCCCCGGCGCAAGGCGATCGCCATCGCCCAGGTAGAGCCAGGTGCGCCGAAAAATCGCCCGCTGCTCGATTGGCACCCAGGCAGGATTGGTGTAGTGGTCGGCGGTGAGCAAAAAGCGATCGGGCAGCCCATGAATGTCAGGAGGAACCGGCGATGAGCCGTGGGGGTTGGTCTGTGACCATTGCAGCGGCAGACTAGAAACCATAGCGAGTAAGGGGGCGGCGGGAGCGGGCTTAGACAGCTTTGAAACTTCAGCGTGGATTTGGGGAGGTGGAAGGTTGGAAAGGTTGGAAGGTTTAGAAGGTTAGAAAGTTTAAAGTTCAATGCTTTCTCTGCTAGCCCGCTAACCTTTTAACTTGCTAACGTGCCAACCTTCCAACGGATTAAGGTCAGCGCTTCCCCAGATCACCCCACCAGGGCCGGTGCCGCTTTACCCCGCAGCAGATCCATGATGCCTTCGCGGGTGTCTTGAAAGGCGCGATCGCGGCGAATGGTGTAGGTGCGATCGCTGGGCAGATCCACAAATACTTCCCGCTGAATGGTGCCGGGGTGGGCCGTCAGCACGTAGATGCGCTGGGCCAGAAACACCGCCTCATCCACATCGTGGGTAATCATCAAAATGCTGACCCCGGTGCGATTCCACAGGTCGAGCATAAACTGCTGCATGGTTTCCTTGGTCTGCACATCGAGTGCGCCAAAGGGCTC harbors:
- a CDS encoding DUF3027 domain-containing protein; protein product: MSELHQRLLQMVQYLPSDFEPYGRRDRDDDWGPDCSCGCKYFLPLEGRLGMDWGVCANPASPRAGLLTFEHQGCKAFESDD
- the glgX gene encoding glycogen debranching protein GlgX, translating into MSPKVLPGQSYPLGATVYAVGVNFCLYSKYATGIDLLLFEADDLAQPSRVLTLDPKWNRTFYYWHLFVPGLKSGQIYAYRVHGPFDPAHGHRFDATKVLLDPYARAIVGDDTYDRAAAIGLGDNCATALKGVVVDTRNYDWQGDRPLHIPYSSSVIYEMHVGGFTRHPSSGLPDEQRGTYAGLIEKIPYLQALGVTAVELLPIHQFDTQDAMPGLENYWGYSTLAFFAPHRGYSSRKDPLGPVNEFRDLVKALHKAGIEVILDVVFNHSAEGNHEGPTLSFKGIDNKTYYMLEDNPIYYSNYSGCGNTLSPNHAVVGRMILDSLRYWVSEMHVDGFRFDLASVMSRDVMGIPLEDPPILWNIESEPILAGTKIIAEAWDAAGLYQVGSFIGDRFAEWNGPYRDHVRQFVKGDTGCVPDLASRILGSPDIYQKPNREPNRSIHFVTCHDGFTLNDLVSYNQKYNQANGEHNRDGTDANYSWNCGVEGLSAPPEVEQLRQRQIKNFLTLLFMAQGTPMLLMGDEVRRTQRGNNNAYCQDNDISWFNWDAVEKEQPLLRFTQGLIHFIQNLKVFQLEHLLRVTTSWHYEPHIVWHGTALNQPDWSENSHTLAFTLRYPDAKEQLHVMLNAYWEPLMFELPGLGPHDRWHRIVDTSVAPPRDFCYPDEAPVFESDRYPVGARSSVVLMSRAQG
- a CDS encoding aromatic ring-hydroxylating dioxygenase subunit alpha, which encodes MVSSLPLQWSQTNPHGSSPVPPDIHGLPDRFLLTADHYTNPAWVPIEQRAIFRRTWLYLGDGDRLAPGMVWARSVAGAPLLIVRDNDGELRAFYNLCPHRAAILSPQAGIHPCQKLVCPYHAWVYDLSGNLTGVPSQDQFPKSFQKEDFALRSLRLETWSGFMFVCFDDGAPPLVEFLGSIPEHLGQHRTAATQPLATKQYTVACNWKNYHDNTLCDYHVAIAHRTTLNQVQGPIRHYQHQLEPFVNLLYTPTTADWQAENSILPTLQGRSREGFFTYGIYPNLHLLGLPNGLLAWLHIEPLTVESCRVTLDLYGDPDLCPPTEILLAEFEAFMQEDMVLTESVQQGYASGAYTPGPVNGLESRIIHQQQLIWDALAAAGAVE